Proteins from one Camelina sativa cultivar DH55 chromosome 8, Cs, whole genome shotgun sequence genomic window:
- the LOC104706565 gene encoding LOW QUALITY PROTEIN: uncharacterized protein LOC104706565 (The sequence of the model RefSeq protein was modified relative to this genomic sequence to represent the inferred CDS: inserted 2 bases in 2 codons): MARAYTIINMLMVTLFVTRSISSQINACTATQIYDXFNYCGDSLXTSYPWVSPSKFCCQKIQNNKMKCICQSVTKVMEDVNKLPKLSHACNNILVPGSYCGIYRVPRGA, encoded by the exons ATGGCAAGGGCCTATACCATCATCAATATgctcat ggtTACATTGTTTGTGACGAGATCAATATCATCCCAGATTAATGCGTGTACTGCAACACAAATTTATG GATTTAATTATTGCGGTGATTCTC CGACTTCGTACCCATGGGTTTCTCCATCAAAATTTTGTtgccaaaaaatacaaaataacaaaatgaaatgTATATGTCAGAGTGTCACAAAAGTCATGGAAGACGTAAATAAACTTCCTAAACTCTCTCACGCTTGCAACAATATATTGGTCCCTGGGTCTTACTGCGGAA TTTACAGAGTTCCTCGTGGCGCATGA